The following coding sequences lie in one Aquabacterium sp. A3 genomic window:
- the uvrC gene encoding excinuclease ABC subunit UvrC: MTTHVDTPTDAPEDDRDALWQRLLKEVASLPGLPGVYRYFDAQGDVLYVGKARDLKKRVSSYFHKNHGGTRIGHMVSRIARMETTVVRSEAEALLLENNLIKTLNPRFNILFRDDKSYPYLKLAAHQFPRMAYYRGAVDRKHRYFGPYPNAWAVKETIQLLQKVFLLRTCEDSVYNHRTRPCLLYQIKRCSGPCVGLIGEDDYRRDVARAERFLLGDTDAVLADLQAQMMAHAEALAYEKAAEVRNQISALSRVLHQQTVDTVMDKDVDVLAVKVLGGRACVNLAMVRGGRHLGDRAYFPVHVQDHVVEPDTDAQPVDVVVLEAFLAQHYLDGAVPNVLILSHPVAQGLIEALEVQAGRKVHVVLQPREQRRSWLDMAVKGAELALARLLSEEGSQQARTRALVEALDLAPEAPEGEDPMARLRIECFDISHTAGEATQASCVVYEQHKMQAGQYRRYNITNVTGGDDYAAMKQVLERRYGESGLKAARLPDIVLVDGGKGQVAMAREVFERLGLPIEVIVGVEKGEGRKVGLEELVFADGRPKLQLAPTSAALMLVAQIRDEAHRFAITGMRAKRASVRTGGSKLEDIPGVGPKRRAKLLQRFGGVRGVAAASVDDLASVDGISTELAEEIYRALR, from the coding sequence ATGACGACGCACGTTGATACACCGACTGACGCGCCTGAAGACGATCGGGACGCCTTGTGGCAGCGCCTGCTCAAAGAGGTGGCCTCATTGCCTGGTTTGCCAGGGGTTTACCGCTACTTTGATGCACAGGGCGACGTTCTGTATGTGGGCAAGGCGCGCGACCTGAAAAAGCGCGTGTCGAGCTACTTTCACAAGAACCATGGCGGCACCCGCATCGGGCACATGGTGTCGCGCATCGCGCGCATGGAAACCACCGTGGTGCGCAGCGAAGCCGAGGCCTTGCTGCTTGAAAACAACCTGATCAAAACGTTGAACCCCCGGTTCAACATCCTGTTTCGGGACGACAAGAGCTATCCCTATCTCAAGCTGGCGGCCCACCAGTTTCCGCGCATGGCGTATTACCGTGGCGCGGTGGACCGCAAGCATCGCTACTTCGGGCCGTACCCCAACGCCTGGGCCGTGAAGGAGACCATCCAGCTGCTGCAGAAGGTGTTTTTGCTGCGCACCTGCGAAGACTCTGTCTACAACCACCGCACGCGGCCTTGCCTGCTGTACCAGATCAAGCGCTGCAGCGGCCCCTGTGTGGGCCTGATCGGCGAAGATGACTACCGTCGGGATGTGGCCCGGGCCGAGCGGTTTCTGCTGGGCGACACCGATGCGGTGCTGGCCGACCTGCAGGCACAGATGATGGCCCACGCCGAAGCGCTGGCTTACGAGAAAGCCGCTGAGGTGCGCAACCAGATCTCGGCCTTGTCACGGGTGCTGCACCAGCAGACCGTGGACACGGTGATGGACAAGGACGTGGATGTGCTGGCGGTGAAGGTGCTCGGTGGCCGGGCCTGCGTGAACCTGGCCATGGTGCGTGGCGGGCGGCATTTGGGCGATCGTGCTTATTTCCCGGTGCACGTGCAGGACCATGTGGTCGAGCCCGACACCGACGCGCAGCCCGTGGACGTCGTGGTGCTGGAAGCCTTTCTGGCGCAGCATTACCTGGATGGCGCCGTGCCGAATGTGCTGATCTTGTCTCACCCTGTGGCGCAGGGCCTGATTGAAGCGCTGGAAGTGCAGGCCGGCCGCAAGGTGCATGTGGTGCTCCAGCCCCGCGAGCAGCGGCGCAGCTGGCTGGACATGGCGGTCAAGGGCGCCGAGCTTGCGCTGGCGCGGCTGCTGAGCGAGGAGGGCTCTCAACAGGCCCGTACCAGGGCGCTGGTCGAGGCGCTCGATCTGGCGCCCGAGGCCCCCGAGGGCGAAGACCCCATGGCCCGCTTGCGCATCGAATGTTTTGACATCAGCCATACCGCTGGCGAAGCCACCCAGGCCTCCTGTGTGGTGTACGAGCAGCACAAGATGCAGGCCGGCCAGTACCGCCGATACAACATCACCAACGTCACTGGCGGTGACGATTACGCCGCCATGAAGCAGGTGCTGGAGCGCCGTTACGGCGAGTCGGGCCTGAAAGCGGCCCGCTTGCCCGACATCGTGCTGGTCGACGGCGGCAAGGGGCAGGTGGCCATGGCCCGCGAGGTGTTCGAGCGCCTGGGGCTGCCCATCGAAGTGATCGTGGGCGTGGAGAAGGGGGAGGGGCGCAAGGTGGGCCTGGAGGAGTTGGTGTTTGCCGATGGTCGCCCCAAGCTGCAACTGGCGCCCACCTCCGCAGCGCTGATGCTGGTGGCCCAGATCAGAGACGAGGCGCACCGATTTGCCATCACCGGCATGCGTGCCAAACGTGCCAGCGTGCGCACCGGGGGCAGCAAGCTGGAAGATATTCCCGGGGTGGGGCCCAAACGGCGTGCGAAACTGCTGCAACGGTTTGGTGGGGTCCGAGGAGTGGCTGCTGCCAGCGTGGACGACCTGGCCAGCGTCGACGGCATATCCACCGAACTGGCCGAGGAGATTTACCGTGCCTTGCGATGA
- the earP gene encoding elongation factor P maturation arginine rhamnosyltransferase EarP, whose amino-acid sequence MLWDIFCRVIDNHGDIGVCWRLSRDLVKRGHQVRLWVDDASALTWMAPEGLSAWPAVTLRAWQEAEDAARIQNLAAGDIVIEAFGCELPAPFVARMVRPSPPVWINLEYLSAEAYVERCHGLRSPVCSGPGAGLNKWFFYPGFTQATGGLMREPDLLDRQQAFTPEAQRQWLASLGVYPRPDDALVSVFCYADAPLGALLDRWRTTPLRAGATTHVLLTPGHASALGQRWHEANPGTATPHLALHHLPALPQPEFDHLLWSCDLNLVRGEDSAVRALWAGRPHAWHIYPQDDGVHADKLEAFMQHWMHDWPPDLREQVSIWWRAWNGLSAQADMDRQGHRTSLPDLPDLSRWRQHGRLSREKALRQRDLCSQLTDFALQFVIQPE is encoded by the coding sequence ATGCTGTGGGACATCTTCTGCCGGGTCATCGACAACCACGGCGACATCGGCGTGTGCTGGCGCTTGAGCCGCGATCTGGTGAAGCGTGGCCACCAGGTTCGCCTGTGGGTGGACGATGCCTCTGCCCTGACCTGGATGGCCCCGGAAGGCCTCAGCGCCTGGCCGGCCGTGACACTGCGGGCCTGGCAGGAGGCCGAAGACGCTGCCCGCATCCAGAACCTCGCGGCAGGCGACATCGTGATCGAAGCTTTTGGGTGTGAACTGCCTGCCCCTTTCGTTGCCCGCATGGTGCGGCCCAGCCCACCGGTGTGGATCAACCTGGAATACCTCAGCGCCGAGGCGTATGTGGAGCGCTGCCATGGTCTGCGCTCCCCGGTATGCAGTGGGCCCGGCGCGGGGCTGAACAAGTGGTTTTTCTACCCTGGCTTCACTCAAGCAACGGGCGGGCTGATGCGAGAACCCGACCTGCTGGACCGACAGCAGGCCTTCACGCCCGAGGCGCAGCGCCAATGGTTGGCCTCACTGGGGGTGTACCCCCGGCCGGACGATGCGCTGGTCTCGGTGTTTTGTTATGCCGACGCGCCATTGGGCGCCCTGCTGGACCGGTGGAGAACCACCCCCTTGCGTGCGGGCGCCACCACGCATGTGCTGCTGACCCCGGGCCACGCCAGCGCCCTGGGGCAACGGTGGCACGAAGCCAACCCTGGCACCGCGACACCCCACCTGGCCTTGCACCACCTGCCGGCGCTGCCTCAGCCCGAATTTGATCACTTGCTGTGGAGCTGCGACCTCAACCTCGTGCGTGGAGAAGACTCCGCCGTGCGGGCGCTGTGGGCTGGACGGCCCCACGCCTGGCACATCTACCCCCAGGACGATGGCGTGCATGCAGACAAGCTGGAGGCCTTCATGCAGCACTGGATGCACGACTGGCCCCCAGACCTGCGTGAGCAGGTGTCGATCTGGTGGCGGGCGTGGAACGGCCTGAGCGCGCAGGCCGACATGGACAGACAAGGGCACCGCACCAGCTTGCCAGACCTGCCGGACCTGTCTCGCTGGCGCCAGCATGGCCGGCTCAGCCGCGAAAAAGCCCTGCGTCAACGTGACCTCTGCAGCCAGTTGACCGATTTCGCCCTGCAATTTGTCATCCAGCCAGAGTAG
- the efp gene encoding elongation factor P, translating to MKLAQEIRAGNVIMQGKDPMVVLKTEYSRGGRGAATVRMKMKNLLNGAGAEVVFKADDKMDQIILDKKECTYSYFADPMYAFMDAEYNQFEVEAENMGDAVNYLQDGMEVEVVFYDGKAISVELPTTIVREIETEPAVKGDTSGKVMKPARIVGTGFEISVPLFVDSGDKIEIDTRTNEYKKRV from the coding sequence ATGAAACTCGCACAAGAAATCCGCGCTGGCAACGTGATCATGCAGGGCAAGGACCCGATGGTCGTGCTCAAGACCGAATACAGCCGTGGCGGCCGTGGCGCAGCCACCGTCCGCATGAAGATGAAGAACCTGCTGAACGGTGCTGGCGCCGAAGTGGTTTTCAAGGCTGACGACAAGATGGACCAGATCATCCTCGACAAGAAGGAGTGCACCTACTCCTACTTTGCCGACCCGATGTATGCGTTCATGGACGCCGAATACAACCAGTTCGAGGTCGAAGCCGAGAACATGGGCGACGCCGTCAACTACCTGCAAGACGGCATGGAAGTGGAAGTGGTGTTCTACGACGGCAAGGCCATCTCCGTTGAACTGCCCACCACCATCGTGCGCGAAATCGAAACCGAGCCCGCCGTCAAGGGCGACACTTCCGGCAAGGTCATGAAGCCTGCCCGCATCGTCGGCACCGGTTTCGAGATCTCGGTGCCCCTGTTCGTGGACTCCGGTGACAAGATCGAAATCGACACCCGCACCAACGAATACAAGAAGCGCGTCTGA
- a CDS encoding GGDEF domain-containing response regulator, translating to MRVLLVEDQAALRGAVTQVLEHHGHQVFQAEHATQALDIFHAEHPDLLLLDVVLPDQDGYWLARQIREAEGAQWTPIIFLSSMDHDVDLWQGIEAGGDDYLIKPVSEMVLRSKLLAMQRLLDMRRQLISVAEELRRANEHLRHQSAHDDLTGLANRRSFNAELHAQIAAARRSGEPLTLILCDVDHFKRYNDSQGHLEGDRCLQHIASLLKSVCRRPCDQAARYGGEEFGLILPNTPKSGAMTFARALQQMLNQQALPHPDSPLGSLVTISGGITTCVPDAETTAQSLLMRADEALYRAKSNGRNRFFSLEMQLDSLQSAPGMATI from the coding sequence ATGCGCGTGCTTCTGGTGGAAGATCAGGCGGCCCTCAGGGGAGCCGTCACGCAGGTGCTTGAGCACCATGGCCACCAGGTATTTCAGGCCGAACACGCCACGCAGGCACTGGACATATTCCATGCCGAGCACCCTGACCTGCTGTTGCTGGACGTGGTGCTGCCGGATCAGGATGGCTACTGGCTGGCCAGGCAGATCCGCGAAGCCGAAGGCGCCCAATGGACGCCCATCATCTTCCTGTCCAGCATGGACCATGATGTTGACCTTTGGCAGGGCATCGAAGCCGGTGGCGACGACTACCTGATCAAGCCCGTGTCCGAGATGGTGCTGCGCTCCAAACTGCTGGCCATGCAGCGCCTGCTGGACATGCGCCGGCAACTGATCAGCGTGGCCGAAGAGCTCCGACGGGCCAACGAGCACCTTCGCCATCAAAGTGCGCACGATGACCTGACCGGGCTGGCCAACCGGCGCAGCTTCAATGCCGAACTGCACGCCCAGATCGCCGCAGCCCGTCGCAGCGGAGAACCACTGACCCTCATCCTGTGTGACGTGGATCACTTCAAGCGCTACAACGACAGCCAGGGGCACCTCGAAGGCGATCGCTGCCTGCAGCACATCGCCAGCTTGTTGAAATCGGTCTGTCGCCGGCCCTGCGACCAGGCTGCCCGCTATGGCGGCGAAGAGTTCGGCCTGATCTTGCCCAACACACCCAAGTCGGGCGCCATGACATTTGCCCGGGCCCTGCAGCAGATGCTCAACCAGCAGGCCCTGCCCCACCCGGACTCGCCACTGGGCTCACTGGTCACGATCTCAGGAGGCATCACCACCTGTGTGCCTGACGCCGAGACCACCGCTCAATCACTGCTGATGCGTGCAGACGAAGCCCTGTACCGGGCCAAGTCCAATGGACGCAACAGGTTCTTCAGCCTGGAAATGCAACTGGACTCGCTGCAATCGGCCCCCGGCATGGCCACGATTTGA
- a CDS encoding potassium channel family protein has product MVVIGLGRFGSSVALALHELGHDVLAIDDDAEGVQSMSGKLPHVVQADTTDIETLKQLGVQDFAHAVVSIGTDLESSVLTVLNLSQVGVRDIWAKATTPQYGRILEKVGAHHVVYPESDMGERVAHLVTGKMIDFIEFEDSFAIAKTRSMRESHGKPLSESNIRQKYGITVVGIKRRHQDFIYAQPDTVIQAGDLLVVAGPTQAIERFAARII; this is encoded by the coding sequence GTGGTCGTCATCGGCCTGGGGCGGTTTGGCTCTTCGGTGGCGCTCGCCTTGCACGAACTGGGGCACGATGTGCTGGCCATTGACGACGATGCCGAGGGCGTGCAGTCCATGTCGGGCAAGTTGCCCCATGTGGTTCAGGCCGATACCACCGACATTGAAACGCTCAAGCAGTTGGGCGTGCAGGACTTTGCGCATGCGGTGGTCAGCATCGGTACCGACCTGGAGTCCAGCGTGCTGACGGTGCTCAACCTCAGCCAGGTGGGGGTCAGAGACATCTGGGCCAAGGCCACCACGCCGCAGTATGGGCGCATCCTCGAAAAGGTGGGGGCGCACCACGTCGTGTACCCCGAGTCCGACATGGGCGAGCGTGTGGCGCACCTGGTCACCGGCAAGATGATCGACTTCATCGAGTTCGAAGACAGCTTTGCCATCGCCAAGACGCGCTCCATGCGTGAAAGTCATGGCAAGCCCTTGTCGGAATCCAACATCCGCCAGAAGTACGGCATCACCGTGGTCGGCATCAAACGACGTCACCAGGACTTCATCTATGCCCAGCCTGACACCGTCATTCAGGCGGGCGATTTGCTGGTGGTGGCCGGTCCGACCCAGGCCATTGAACGCTTTGCCGCGCGCATCATCTGA
- a CDS encoding TrkH family potassium uptake protein produces MIQRGQLTQPTAVLVLIFVLVIALGTALLMLPAARSPGAPETTFLMALFTSTSAVCVTGLVVVDTATHWSPTGHVILMILFQLGGFGMMTAATLLGFLVNRQMRMKSKLLLQTETHALAVGDVKGIAKIVLGMTLLVELLMAICLALRFWWGHEMSFAQALWYGVFHSVSAFNSAGFALWSDGLTGFVGDPWILSPVMLASFIGGLGFPVLHELMRRRRRATLSLHVVLTLWGTTFLYVLGAIVFFMAERHRPETLGVLSGGDAGMAALFTSVAARSSGFNVIDLGQLSQFSMTLHYALMFIGGGSASTAGGVKVTTFFVLLLVVWNEIRGNQDVEFRRRRIAESAQRQALTLLVLSSASVALGVMLLLPLSDLPYHLVLYEVISAFANVGSSTGITANLPAGGQFLLVVLMFIGRVGVVTLAVALAMNHTRRPYRYPEEKPIVG; encoded by the coding sequence ATGATTCAGCGTGGGCAGCTCACCCAGCCCACCGCGGTGCTGGTGCTGATCTTTGTGCTGGTCATCGCGCTGGGCACGGCCCTGCTCATGTTGCCTGCCGCGCGTTCACCAGGCGCTCCTGAAACCACGTTTCTGATGGCGTTGTTCACCTCCACATCGGCGGTGTGTGTCACCGGCCTGGTGGTGGTGGACACGGCCACCCATTGGTCGCCAACGGGGCACGTCATCCTGATGATCTTGTTTCAGCTTGGGGGCTTCGGGATGATGACGGCCGCGACCCTCCTGGGTTTCCTCGTCAACCGTCAGATGCGGATGAAGTCCAAGCTGTTGCTGCAGACCGAAACCCATGCGTTGGCGGTGGGTGACGTCAAGGGCATTGCCAAGATTGTGCTGGGCATGACGTTGCTGGTGGAGTTGCTCATGGCGATCTGCCTGGCACTGCGCTTCTGGTGGGGGCACGAGATGTCGTTTGCCCAGGCCCTCTGGTACGGCGTGTTTCACTCGGTGTCTGCCTTCAACAGTGCAGGTTTTGCATTGTGGTCGGACGGTTTGACCGGTTTTGTCGGTGATCCCTGGATACTGTCGCCGGTGATGCTGGCCTCGTTCATTGGCGGTTTGGGGTTTCCGGTGCTGCACGAGCTGATGCGGCGTCGCCGCCGTGCCACCTTGTCGCTGCACGTGGTGCTCACCCTGTGGGGCACCACATTTTTGTACGTGCTCGGGGCCATCGTTTTTTTCATGGCTGAACGCCACCGGCCCGAAACACTGGGGGTGTTGAGTGGTGGTGACGCAGGCATGGCGGCGCTGTTCACGTCGGTGGCTGCTCGGTCATCGGGCTTCAACGTGATCGATCTGGGGCAACTCAGCCAGTTCTCGATGACCTTGCACTACGCGCTGATGTTCATTGGTGGAGGCAGCGCTTCCACGGCCGGTGGCGTCAAGGTCACCACTTTTTTTGTGCTGCTGCTGGTGGTCTGGAATGAGATCCGAGGCAATCAGGATGTGGAGTTTCGGCGCCGACGCATTGCCGAGTCGGCTCAGCGTCAGGCCTTGACCTTGCTCGTGCTGAGTTCGGCCTCGGTGGCGTTGGGCGTCATGTTGCTTTTGCCTTTGTCCGACCTGCCGTATCACTTGGTGCTGTATGAGGTGATTTCGGCGTTTGCCAACGTGGGCTCTTCTACTGGCATCACGGCCAACTTGCCCGCTGGCGGCCAGTTCCTGCTGGTGGTGCTCATGTTCATCGGTCGGGTGGGCGTGGTCACGCTGGCGGTCGCGCTGGCCATGAACCACACACGTCGACCCTATCGCTATCCGGAGGAAAAGCCAATTGTTGGGTAA
- the dusA gene encoding tRNA dihydrouridine(20/20a) synthase DusA — MSDLPTSPQPFEASTGLSPWRACVAPMLDWTDPHCRYFHRLLSRHARLYTEMLTTGALVHGQMHRFLDYNAEEHPVALQLGGSEPADLAHCARLAQQWGYDEVNLNCGCPSERVQRGAFGACLMSEASLVADCVKAMIDAVGGDPKVPITVKHRIGIDKIESYDFVRDFVGTVANAGCEVFIVHARNAWLKGLSPKENREIPPLRYGFVHQLKRDFPHLTIVINGGLADNAACLAQLQPGAVLDDVALDGVMVGRAAYHTPWMLSEWDELLFGQPGRSEPLTREAVEAAMVAYVEHQMARTHGWEHGEVRWPQVIRHILGLYHGLKGARRWRQVWSDHTLKHRQPSEVMRLAHQRPQDGAQAA; from the coding sequence ATGTCTGATCTGCCCACGTCCCCCCAGCCCTTCGAGGCTTCCACTGGTTTGAGCCCCTGGCGTGCCTGCGTCGCGCCCATGCTCGACTGGACGGACCCTCATTGCAGGTACTTTCACCGTCTGTTGAGCCGCCATGCCCGGCTGTACACCGAGATGCTGACCACCGGTGCGCTGGTGCATGGCCAGATGCATCGGTTTTTGGACTACAACGCCGAAGAGCACCCGGTGGCGCTGCAATTGGGGGGCAGCGAGCCGGCCGATCTGGCCCACTGTGCGCGACTGGCACAGCAGTGGGGCTATGACGAGGTCAACTTGAACTGCGGCTGTCCCAGCGAGCGCGTGCAGCGGGGCGCTTTCGGCGCCTGTCTGATGAGCGAGGCCTCGCTGGTGGCGGATTGCGTCAAGGCCATGATCGACGCGGTGGGCGGTGATCCCAAGGTGCCCATCACGGTCAAGCACCGCATCGGCATCGACAAGATCGAGAGCTACGACTTTGTGCGTGACTTTGTGGGAACGGTGGCCAACGCGGGCTGTGAGGTCTTCATCGTGCACGCACGCAATGCCTGGCTCAAGGGCTTGAGCCCGAAAGAAAACCGCGAGATCCCGCCACTGCGCTACGGTTTCGTGCACCAGCTCAAGCGCGACTTTCCACACCTGACCATCGTGATCAATGGTGGGCTGGCCGACAACGCCGCCTGCCTGGCACAATTGCAGCCCGGGGCCGTGCTGGACGACGTGGCCCTGGACGGCGTGATGGTGGGCCGCGCGGCGTACCACACGCCCTGGATGCTCAGCGAATGGGACGAGTTGTTGTTCGGCCAGCCGGGGCGCAGCGAGCCCCTCACGCGCGAGGCCGTGGAGGCCGCCATGGTGGCTTACGTGGAGCATCAAATGGCCCGCACCCATGGGTGGGAGCACGGCGAGGTGCGTTGGCCGCAGGTCATTCGCCACATCCTGGGCCTCTACCATGGGCTCAAGGGGGCCCGTCGTTGGCGCCAGGTGTGGTCAGACCACACGCTCAAGCACCGCCAGCCCAGTGAGGTGATGCGCCTGGCCCATCAGCGGCCACAGGATGGGGCGCAGGCCGCATGA
- a CDS encoding enoyl-CoA hydratase/isomerase family protein, producing MSLNSLIRTDVIGGLGVITLNRPQALNALTLEMVRELTTVLRGWAHDAAVYAVLLHGSARPPKEGQHPTTHFCAGGDIRFMHDAALAGDLALDDFFTEEYALDHLIHVYPKPTVAWIEGVCMGGGMGLVQGCQLRVVTESVRMAMPETRIGLFPDVAGGYFLSRCSGAVGEYLGLVGPHLHLTDALTLGLADDHARSDSLPALLDGLQAHPAADSDELMARVGTHVQAQALSQLPQATITQHLDQINRHFSLPTLAEIQASLQDDDSEWARATLRQMDGHSPLMMAVTLEQVRRARSMPLAEVFRMERTMVRHCFQLRKGADSETVEGVRALAVDKDHRPRWQPAQVAEVTPAMVEAFFEPVWPLHAHPLRDLTECAG from the coding sequence ATGAGTCTGAACAGTCTGATCCGGACGGATGTGATCGGCGGCCTGGGGGTGATCACCCTGAACAGGCCCCAGGCCCTCAATGCGTTGACGCTTGAGATGGTGCGCGAGTTGACCACGGTCTTGCGTGGCTGGGCCCATGATGCGGCGGTGTATGCGGTGCTGCTGCACGGCAGCGCGCGGCCCCCCAAGGAAGGTCAGCACCCGACGACTCACTTCTGTGCTGGCGGCGACATCCGTTTCATGCACGATGCCGCCCTCGCAGGCGACCTGGCGCTCGACGACTTCTTCACAGAAGAGTACGCACTGGATCACCTGATCCATGTGTATCCCAAACCCACGGTGGCGTGGATCGAAGGCGTGTGCATGGGCGGCGGCATGGGCCTGGTGCAGGGCTGTCAGTTGCGCGTGGTGACTGAGTCGGTGCGCATGGCCATGCCAGAGACCCGCATTGGCCTGTTTCCGGATGTGGCAGGAGGCTACTTCCTGTCGAGGTGCAGCGGAGCGGTGGGCGAGTACCTGGGTTTGGTCGGGCCCCACCTGCACCTCACCGATGCGCTCACCCTGGGCTTGGCCGATGACCATGCGCGCAGCGACAGCTTGCCCGCCTTGCTCGACGGGCTGCAAGCCCACCCGGCGGCGGACAGTGACGAGCTGATGGCGCGTGTGGGCACGCATGTTCAGGCCCAGGCCTTGTCGCAACTGCCGCAGGCCACCATCACCCAGCATCTGGACCAGATCAACCGGCACTTCAGCCTGCCCACACTGGCCGAGATCCAAGCCAGTCTGCAGGACGACGACAGCGAGTGGGCCCGCGCCACGCTGCGACAGATGGATGGCCACTCGCCACTGATGATGGCCGTGACGCTGGAACAGGTTCGCCGGGCCCGCAGCATGCCCTTGGCCGAGGTCTTTCGCATGGAGCGCACGATGGTGCGGCACTGTTTTCAGCTGCGCAAGGGCGCCGACAGCGAGACGGTGGAGGGCGTGCGTGCCTTGGCGGTGGACAAGGACCACCGGCCCCGCTGGCAACCAGCGCAGGTCGCCGAGGTCACGCCAGCGATGGTGGAGGCTTTCTTTGAGCCGGTGTGGCCTTTGCACGCCCACCCGCTGCGCGATCTGACCGAGTGCGCAGGATGA
- a CDS encoding GMC oxidoreductase: MNKMSRRAWGRRVLAVGGQLGLSSVALPGRVLSTGVMPGAAALAGLMTDAAYAAQCDEHVSNLVVGTGYGGAVTALRLARAGQPVTMLEMGRLWNTPGKDGNVFCKPFSPDERAMWFKDRISAVFSTIGGVIPVSSLLKVPVAAGILDVVSSPNMDVYLGRGVGGGSLVNLAMLITPYRETLQRILPAGIDINELYNVYYPRARATLGANKIRPSYFQNSAYHRYARVACTQAARAGFQWRTLDSGYDMAYMEQEEAGLVPKSALGAEGGFGNNHGKKSLDKTYLAEALGTGLVRIQPLTEVTSVTQAPDGRYVVTTKQIDVLGNVLANKVISCDRLFLAGGSMGSTQLLVKARETGTLPKLNEHIGTRWSSNGEIFMVRNVYTPTGSKASVLPVTGIDAYDHRDQQVYAMNIAIPLGIDLFSTAHITMTQTPELGRFAYDAQSQQSVLQWSASAKEEPIRSARAVYDKVNRANWSTYSRSWFGGKIVGDNATYHPLGGCPIGLATDDVGQVRNYPGLYVMDAALFPDSLVANPALSVTAFAERNIERIIARM, translated from the coding sequence ATGAACAAGATGAGTCGTCGCGCCTGGGGCCGCCGCGTGCTGGCGGTGGGTGGGCAACTGGGTTTGAGCAGTGTGGCCCTTCCCGGACGGGTGCTGTCGACGGGCGTGATGCCCGGTGCTGCGGCCTTGGCGGGCTTGATGACGGACGCTGCTTATGCCGCCCAATGCGATGAACACGTGTCGAACCTGGTGGTGGGCACGGGCTACGGTGGTGCGGTGACGGCACTGCGGCTGGCGCGGGCGGGTCAGCCAGTGACCATGTTGGAGATGGGCCGCTTGTGGAACACCCCAGGCAAAGACGGCAACGTCTTTTGCAAACCGTTTTCGCCCGATGAGCGTGCGATGTGGTTCAAGGACCGCATCTCGGCCGTGTTTTCCACGATCGGCGGGGTGATCCCTGTCAGCAGCCTGCTGAAGGTGCCGGTGGCGGCGGGCATCCTGGATGTGGTGTCGTCCCCCAACATGGACGTGTACCTGGGACGTGGCGTGGGCGGTGGGTCGCTGGTGAACCTGGCCATGTTGATCACGCCGTACCGCGAAACCCTGCAACGCATCCTGCCGGCCGGCATCGACATCAACGAGTTATACAACGTGTACTACCCGCGCGCACGGGCCACCTTGGGCGCCAACAAGATTCGCCCCAGTTATTTTCAGAACAGCGCTTACCACCGCTATGCGCGTGTGGCCTGCACGCAGGCGGCCCGTGCGGGCTTCCAGTGGCGCACGCTGGATTCCGGTTACGACATGGCCTACATGGAGCAGGAAGAGGCGGGCCTGGTGCCCAAATCGGCCTTGGGCGCCGAAGGTGGCTTTGGCAACAACCATGGCAAGAAGAGCCTGGACAAGACCTACCTGGCCGAGGCCCTGGGCACGGGTCTGGTGCGCATCCAGCCCCTGACCGAGGTGACCTCGGTGACGCAGGCGCCCGATGGACGCTACGTGGTCACCACCAAGCAAATCGACGTGCTGGGCAATGTGCTGGCCAACAAGGTGATCAGTTGTGATCGCCTGTTCCTGGCCGGTGGCAGCATGGGCAGCACCCAGTTGTTGGTGAAGGCGCGAGAAACCGGTACGCTGCCCAAGCTCAATGAGCACATCGGTACGCGCTGGAGCTCGAACGGCGAAATCTTCATGGTGCGCAACGTCTACACGCCGACAGGCAGCAAGGCCTCGGTGTTGCCCGTCACCGGCATCGATGCCTACGATCACCGTGATCAGCAGGTGTACGCGATGAACATCGCCATCCCCCTGGGCATCGACCTCTTCAGCACGGCCCACATCACGATGACCCAAACGCCTGAGCTGGGGCGCTTTGCTTACGATGCGCAGAGCCAGCAGTCGGTGCTGCAGTGGTCTGCCAGCGCCAAGGAAGAGCCGATCAGAAGTGCGCGGGCCGTGTACGACAAGGTCAACCGGGCCAACTGGTCCACCTACAGCCGCAGCTGGTTTGGTGGCAAGATCGTGGGCGACAACGCCACCTACCATCCGCTGGGGGGGTGCCCCATCGGGCTGGCCACCGACGATGTGGGGCAGGTCCGGAACTATCCTGGTCTGTACGTGATGGACGCGGCGCTGTTCCCAGATTCGCTGGTGGCCAATCCAGCCCTGTCGGTGACGGCTTTTGCCGAGCGCAACATCGAGAGGATCATTGCACGCATGTGA